A region of Plantactinospora sp. BC1 DNA encodes the following proteins:
- a CDS encoding alpha/beta fold hydrolase, producing MEIRRHQITANGIRQRVLVAGPEDGRPVLLIHGNCSSADFWQPLIRHLPTDLRLVAPDLRGYGGTEVAPVDATRGLGVFADDVAALLDEPALFGAAGARPVLVGHSLGGGVAMRLLVDHPDRVAGLLLAAPVSPYGFGGTRDLVGTPTTPDFAGTGGGTGNPDFVARLAAGDRSADARTSPRSVLRSAYVADPASLGADEELLLDSVLSTATGNDNYPGTMAPSDNWPGMAPGDRGVLNTLAPKHFRIADELVAVPVKPPVTWVRGDSDVIVSDTSLFDLAQLGALGVLPGWPGAQACPPQPMVGQTRAVLDRYAAAGGSYREIVFTGCGHSPNIERPVEFAAALLDLL from the coding sequence ATGGAGATCCGGCGACACCAGATCACGGCGAACGGCATCCGGCAGCGGGTGCTGGTGGCCGGCCCCGAGGACGGCCGACCGGTACTGCTGATCCACGGCAACTGCTCGTCCGCCGACTTCTGGCAGCCGCTGATCCGGCACCTCCCGACCGACCTGCGGCTGGTCGCCCCCGACCTGCGCGGCTACGGCGGCACCGAGGTCGCACCGGTGGACGCGACCCGTGGCCTGGGAGTCTTCGCCGACGACGTCGCCGCGCTGCTCGACGAGCCGGCCCTCTTCGGCGCGGCCGGCGCCCGGCCGGTGCTGGTCGGGCACTCGCTGGGCGGGGGAGTGGCGATGAGGCTGCTGGTCGACCACCCCGACCGGGTCGCCGGGCTGCTGCTGGCGGCACCCGTCTCGCCGTACGGCTTCGGTGGCACCCGGGACCTGGTCGGCACCCCGACCACGCCGGACTTCGCCGGTACCGGGGGCGGCACCGGAAACCCGGACTTCGTCGCCCGGCTCGCCGCCGGGGACCGCAGCGCCGACGCGCGGACCAGCCCGCGCAGCGTACTGCGCAGCGCGTACGTCGCCGACCCGGCCAGCCTCGGCGCCGACGAGGAGCTGCTGCTCGACTCGGTGCTCTCCACCGCGACCGGCAACGACAACTACCCGGGCACCATGGCGCCCAGCGACAACTGGCCGGGAATGGCACCGGGGGACCGGGGGGTGCTGAACACCCTGGCGCCGAAGCACTTCCGGATCGCCGACGAGCTGGTCGCCGTACCGGTCAAGCCGCCGGTCACCTGGGTACGCGGCGACTCCGACGTGATCGTCTCGGACACCTCCCTCTTCGACCTGGCCCAGCTCGGCGCGCTCGGCGTACTGCCCGGCTGGCCCGGTGCGCAGGCGTGCCCGCCCCAGCCGATGGTCGGGCAGACCCGTGCCGTACTGGACCGGTACGCGGCGGCGGGCGGCAGCTACCGCGAGATCGTCTTCACCGGCTGCGGCCACTCGCCCAACATCGAGCGCCCGGTCGAGTTCGCCGCCGCCCTGCTGGACCTGCTGTAG
- a CDS encoding 3-hydroxyacyl-CoA dehydrogenase family protein, which translates to MADETTGAGGSISTVGVIGLGTMGAGIAEVFARSGLRVVAVEITAEALERGRDTLARSTDRAVARGRLSTADRDELLGRITFAVGLPALAEVDLVIEAVPERLDLKRRLFADLDRICRPTAILASNTSSLSVTEIAVATGRPDRVVGMHFFNPAPVMRLVEVVRTVTTSAEVVGAVQALCARLGKVGVTIGDRAGFVANALLFGYLNQAVAMVESRYAGRDDIDAAMRLGGGLPMGPLALLDMIGLDTAYEILETMYRRGGRDRRHAPVPLLRQMVTAGLLGRKSGQGFYRYERPGSGTVVPDGQTPEAAPSDGARPVRTVGVVGTGDDVAGLAELFGGAGYDVLVASPGESLAKLADADLVLESVAEDLSVKRALFAELAEVCRPETVLATTTCTLPVTEIAMTARQPEQVVGLHLLDPTRAGALVEIVRTVRSSAEAVGTLRSVVAKLGRTAVVCGDRAGFVVRALLFPYLNDAVRMLEASYATVDDVDHAMTLGCGYPAGPFEMLDAIGPDVVLRVQRALYRESREPGLAPAPLLEQLVTAGRRFREVAAGPEVSGRSAG; encoded by the coding sequence GTGGCAGACGAGACGACCGGTGCCGGCGGCAGCATCTCCACCGTCGGCGTCATCGGGCTGGGCACGATGGGCGCCGGAATCGCCGAGGTCTTCGCCCGCAGCGGTCTCCGGGTGGTCGCCGTCGAGATCACCGCCGAGGCACTCGAACGCGGTCGGGACACCCTCGCCCGCTCCACCGACCGGGCGGTGGCCCGGGGCCGGCTGAGCACCGCCGACCGGGACGAGCTGCTCGGCCGGATCACCTTCGCCGTCGGGCTGCCCGCGCTGGCCGAGGTCGATCTGGTGATCGAGGCCGTACCCGAGCGGCTCGACCTCAAGCGACGGCTCTTCGCCGACCTGGACCGGATCTGCCGGCCGACCGCGATCCTGGCCAGCAACACCTCCTCGCTGAGCGTCACCGAGATCGCCGTCGCCACCGGCCGCCCGGACCGGGTGGTCGGAATGCACTTCTTCAACCCCGCGCCGGTGATGCGGCTGGTCGAGGTGGTCCGGACCGTCACCACCTCGGCCGAGGTGGTCGGCGCGGTGCAGGCGCTCTGTGCCCGGCTGGGCAAGGTCGGCGTCACCATCGGCGACCGGGCCGGCTTCGTCGCCAACGCCCTGCTCTTCGGCTACCTCAACCAGGCCGTCGCGATGGTCGAGTCACGGTACGCCGGCCGCGACGACATCGACGCCGCGATGCGGCTGGGCGGCGGACTCCCGATGGGGCCGCTGGCGCTGCTCGACATGATCGGCCTGGACACGGCGTACGAGATCCTGGAGACCATGTACCGGCGGGGCGGCCGGGACCGGCGGCACGCCCCGGTGCCGCTGCTGCGCCAGATGGTCACGGCGGGACTGCTCGGCCGCAAGTCCGGCCAGGGCTTCTACCGGTACGAACGGCCCGGTTCGGGCACCGTCGTACCCGACGGGCAGACCCCGGAGGCGGCGCCGTCGGACGGCGCCCGGCCGGTGCGCACGGTCGGGGTGGTCGGTACGGGTGACGACGTCGCCGGGCTCGCCGAACTCTTCGGCGGGGCCGGCTACGACGTGCTGGTCGCCTCCCCGGGGGAGTCCCTGGCCAAGCTGGCCGACGCCGACCTGGTGCTGGAGTCGGTGGCCGAGGATCTTTCGGTCAAGCGGGCGCTCTTCGCCGAACTGGCCGAGGTCTGCCGGCCGGAGACCGTGCTCGCCACCACCACCTGCACGCTGCCGGTGACCGAGATCGCGATGACCGCCCGGCAGCCGGAGCAGGTGGTCGGGCTGCACCTGCTCGACCCGACCCGGGCCGGGGCGCTGGTGGAGATCGTGCGTACCGTCCGCAGCTCGGCCGAGGCGGTCGGCACCCTCCGGTCGGTCGTCGCCAAACTGGGCCGGACCGCCGTGGTCTGCGGGGACCGGGCCGGCTTCGTGGTGCGGGCGCTGCTCTTCCCGTACCTGAACGACGCGGTGCGGATGCTGGAGGCGTCGTACGCGACAGTGGACGACGTCGACCACGCGATGACGCTCGGCTGCGGCTATCCGGCCGGCCCGTTCGAGATGCTGGACGCGATCGGTCCCGATGTGGTGCTGCGGGTCCAGCGGGCGCTCTACCGCGAGTCCCGGGAGCCGGGGCTCGCCCCGGCGCCACTGCTGGAGCAGCTCGTCACCGCCGGCCGGCGGTTCCGCGAGGTCGCCGCCGGCCCGGAGGTCAGCGGGCGATCCGCAGGCTGA
- a CDS encoding FG-GAP-like repeat-containing protein produces MWGRRISTFAVAMIAATGVAAPAARAGWQDEPIIADVNGDGRPDRNTLGAVPGTSDCAVRVELGLAGGGYGAPLSYPYLTSASYCPDMGVGLDLDSDAADELAVTWFAGPPSSIDDTLLVLDSFAVSAGFDTIDQPSYIGTADFDGDGRQDVYEWTDQGDGFSTYLNTGTGALTPGPVRYCSGRPQYHLADFDADGAMDVTLAYAEGCGAYFTGVVVVLDNGTVVDLQGDAYGDDFWTVAVSDVNGDGRLDVVTTSDVTGAQSVFVGTGTGSFVPAPTAIRDNSRVSAVRATGIPVLANDFATSGTRVTIVTRPAHGTVQVTTGRTVIYRPYPGHRASSDRFVYRLTDSGRTSNAAVSLRIAR; encoded by the coding sequence ATGTGGGGCCGACGCATCAGCACCTTCGCCGTCGCGATGATCGCCGCCACCGGCGTGGCCGCACCGGCCGCCCGGGCCGGCTGGCAGGACGAGCCGATCATCGCGGACGTGAACGGCGACGGCCGCCCGGACCGGAACACCCTGGGCGCCGTGCCCGGCACCTCCGACTGCGCGGTCCGGGTCGAACTCGGGCTGGCCGGCGGCGGCTACGGCGCACCGCTCTCCTACCCGTACCTGACGTCGGCGTCGTACTGCCCGGACATGGGCGTCGGGCTCGACCTCGACAGCGACGCCGCGGACGAACTGGCGGTGACCTGGTTCGCCGGCCCGCCGTCGTCGATCGACGACACCCTGCTGGTGCTGGACAGCTTCGCCGTCTCGGCCGGCTTCGACACGATCGACCAGCCCAGCTACATCGGCACGGCCGACTTCGACGGCGACGGCCGGCAGGACGTCTACGAGTGGACCGACCAGGGCGACGGCTTCAGCACCTATCTCAACACCGGCACCGGCGCCCTGACCCCCGGCCCGGTGCGGTACTGCTCGGGGCGGCCGCAGTACCACCTCGCCGACTTCGACGCAGACGGCGCGATGGACGTGACCCTGGCGTACGCCGAGGGGTGCGGCGCGTACTTCACCGGCGTGGTCGTGGTGCTGGACAACGGCACGGTGGTGGACCTCCAGGGTGACGCCTACGGTGACGACTTCTGGACGGTGGCGGTGTCGGACGTGAACGGCGACGGCCGACTCGACGTGGTCACCACCAGCGACGTGACCGGGGCGCAGAGCGTCTTCGTCGGCACCGGTACCGGCAGCTTCGTGCCGGCCCCGACGGCGATCCGGGACAATTCACGGGTCAGCGCGGTCCGGGCGACCGGAATTCCGGTACTCGCCAACGACTTCGCCACCAGCGGCACCCGGGTCACCATCGTGACCCGGCCGGCGCACGGCACGGTGCAGGTCACCACCGGGCGGACGGTCATCTACCGGCCGTACCCCGGGCACCGGGCCAGCTCCGACCGGTTCGTCTACCGGCTGACCGACTCCGGCCGGACCAGCAACGCGGCGGTCAGCCTGCGGATCGCCCGCTGA
- a CDS encoding FG-GAP-like repeat-containing protein, with translation MWRRAIVAVTATATMLATITAAPPGRAGGPNDPLYGDLNGDGLLDRARLGTVTRSCAVLVESGRPEGGYLPPHSHAYRLPGPGAPTGCPDLGVAVDLDAAPVPAAELVLGWYGGNPGRSGDDLLVLRDYRVTAALPALRRPNFIGLADFDGDRRRDVYLWTNQGQGFVSFLNPGTGTLVPGPVRYCAGPLTPRLADFDSDGATDVAIAYVDGCADGAHGIVVLYGDGRVLDLQRSVGRRSGWTMQVLDADRSGVPDVLTYHRPSGDRRTFLAAGNGSFVRSPVAIRDVRTVAAGGSVRIAVLENDWASRRAGVSVLVPPAYGVVRVEGRTIVYRPNPDSGPVDRFAYRISQDGHTSDGEVAIRIAP, from the coding sequence ATGTGGAGAAGAGCGATCGTGGCGGTGACCGCCACGGCGACGATGCTCGCGACGATCACGGCGGCACCGCCGGGCCGGGCCGGCGGACCGAACGATCCGCTGTACGGCGACCTGAACGGCGACGGCCTGCTCGACCGCGCCCGGCTCGGCACCGTGACCCGCTCCTGCGCGGTACTGGTGGAGTCGGGCCGGCCGGAGGGCGGTTACCTGCCTCCGCACAGCCACGCCTACCGGCTCCCCGGCCCCGGGGCCCCGACCGGCTGTCCCGATCTGGGGGTGGCGGTAGATCTCGACGCCGCCCCCGTGCCGGCGGCGGAACTGGTGCTGGGGTGGTACGGCGGCAACCCCGGCCGGTCCGGCGACGACCTGCTGGTCTTGCGGGACTACCGGGTGACCGCCGCGCTGCCGGCGCTACGCCGGCCCAACTTCATCGGGCTGGCCGACTTCGACGGCGACCGGCGGCGGGACGTCTACCTCTGGACCAACCAGGGGCAGGGGTTTGTCAGCTTCCTGAACCCCGGCACCGGCACCCTCGTCCCGGGTCCGGTGCGGTACTGCGCGGGCCCGCTCACGCCCCGGCTGGCCGACTTCGACTCCGACGGCGCCACCGACGTCGCCATCGCCTACGTCGACGGTTGCGCCGACGGCGCGCACGGGATCGTGGTGCTCTACGGCGACGGCAGGGTGCTCGATCTCCAGCGCAGCGTCGGCCGCCGGTCGGGCTGGACGATGCAGGTGCTGGACGCCGATCGCAGCGGCGTGCCGGACGTGTTGACGTACCACCGCCCCAGCGGGGATCGGCGGACCTTCCTCGCCGCCGGCAACGGCTCCTTCGTCCGGTCGCCGGTGGCGATCCGGGACGTCCGCACGGTCGCGGCCGGCGGCTCGGTCCGGATCGCGGTGCTGGAGAACGACTGGGCCTCCCGGCGGGCCGGGGTGAGCGTGCTCGTGCCGCCCGCGTACGGGGTCGTCCGGGTCGAGGGCCGGACGATCGTGTACCGCCCAAATCCGGACTCCGGCCCGGTCGACCGGTTCGCCTACCGGATCAGCCAGGACGGCCACACCAGCGACGGGGAGGTCGCGATCAGGATCGCGCCGTGA
- a CDS encoding FG-GAP-like repeat-containing protein, whose protein sequence is MRGSRIAATTVMIMATAGGVGVGGPPARAGGPGEPIVADVNGDARPDRVVLDLTVGAATTCRVVVSLGLAGGGFAPPQPYGYLTLPAAEPNCADMGVGLNLDADVAAELAVTWFAGPPTTVPNTLLVLDNFRVTRGFNTVFQPSYIGTADFDGDGRQDIYEWTDQGEGFVSYLATGTGTVVPGPVRHCSGPLDHRLADFNRNGAMDVVIAYIEGCGAYFSGVVVVRDDGSLYHLHTDVAGLDSWTVQTGDVNHDGLVDVTTHDQSTAEIATFISLGNGSFVRSPVAVRDYPTVSGRKATGIRVLANDYATDRTRVTIWTPPQHGTVKVTTNRTIIYTPNPTHGATDTFVYRLTEDGRTSNAAVSLRIVD, encoded by the coding sequence ATGAGGGGTAGCAGGATCGCCGCGACAACGGTGATGATCATGGCGACGGCCGGTGGCGTTGGCGTTGGCGGCCCGCCCGCGCGGGCGGGCGGGCCGGGTGAGCCCATCGTCGCCGACGTGAACGGCGACGCCCGGCCGGACCGGGTGGTGCTCGACCTCACCGTGGGAGCCGCGACCACCTGCCGGGTGGTGGTCAGCCTGGGGCTGGCCGGCGGCGGGTTCGCCCCGCCGCAGCCGTACGGCTACCTGACCCTGCCGGCGGCGGAGCCGAACTGCGCCGACATGGGCGTGGGGCTCAACCTGGACGCGGACGTCGCCGCCGAACTCGCGGTGACCTGGTTCGCCGGGCCGCCGACGACCGTCCCCAACACCCTGCTGGTGCTGGACAACTTCCGGGTCACCCGTGGGTTCAACACCGTCTTCCAGCCGAGCTACATCGGCACCGCCGACTTCGACGGCGACGGTCGGCAGGACATCTACGAGTGGACCGACCAGGGCGAGGGGTTCGTCAGCTATCTCGCCACCGGCACCGGCACGGTGGTGCCCGGCCCGGTCCGGCACTGCTCCGGCCCGCTGGACCACCGGCTCGCCGACTTCAACCGGAACGGGGCGATGGACGTGGTGATCGCGTACATCGAGGGCTGCGGCGCGTACTTCAGCGGCGTGGTGGTGGTCCGGGACGACGGCAGCCTCTACCACCTGCACACCGACGTGGCCGGCCTGGACAGTTGGACGGTGCAGACCGGCGACGTCAACCACGACGGACTGGTCGACGTGACCACCCACGACCAGTCGACCGCGGAGATCGCCACCTTCATCAGCCTCGGCAACGGTTCCTTCGTCCGGTCGCCGGTGGCCGTCCGGGACTATCCCACGGTCAGCGGCCGCAAGGCGACCGGCATCCGGGTGTTGGCCAACGACTACGCCACCGACCGGACCAGGGTGACCATCTGGACCCCGCCGCAGCACGGCACGGTCAAGGTCACCACGAACCGGACGATCATCTACACCCCGAACCCGACGCACGGCGCGACCGACACGTTCGTCTATCGGCTCACCGAGGACGGCCGGACCAGCAACGCCGCGGTCAGCCTGAGAATCGTCGACTGA
- a CDS encoding FG-GAP-like repeat-containing protein: protein MWRRRTAMVVVLVVVATVGGVGGTAPSPAWAAGRGEQILGDVNGDGLTDLVTLGLVQPDYCSVIVEYGMPSGGYRPPVAYVYLRPGGSGMGTRCPELGVAVDLDTDRTEELVVAWYPGPPPTVPYNLMVLNTAFQPSFGLVEAIFAPYYLGTADFNGDGREDVYSVTDQGQGIETYLNLGNGTLTHGPEKWCARPLEYELRDFDLDGRTDLVNSYIQRCLSATFASGVVVVLDDGTPQELQHDPTGMQTWTTRVVNVNGDRFPDIRTISQPTGAVEHFIGTGGGRFVRSPKANSDTVRLTGNRAVTITVRDNDFATGQAQVSITAQPRYGTARVISGGRIIYTPRPNHGATDRFTYQLTEGTRRSSAVVYIRWSG, encoded by the coding sequence ATGTGGCGCAGACGCACCGCGATGGTGGTCGTGTTGGTGGTCGTGGCGACCGTCGGCGGCGTCGGGGGCACCGCGCCGAGTCCGGCCTGGGCCGCCGGGCGGGGCGAGCAGATCCTCGGCGACGTCAACGGCGACGGTCTCACCGACCTCGTCACCCTCGGCCTGGTCCAGCCGGACTACTGCTCGGTGATCGTCGAGTACGGCATGCCGTCCGGCGGCTACCGCCCACCCGTGGCGTACGTCTACCTCCGGCCGGGCGGCTCCGGAATGGGGACCCGCTGCCCCGAACTCGGGGTGGCCGTGGACCTGGACACCGACCGGACCGAGGAGCTGGTGGTGGCCTGGTATCCGGGCCCGCCGCCGACCGTGCCGTACAACCTGATGGTGCTGAACACCGCGTTCCAGCCGTCGTTCGGCCTGGTGGAGGCGATCTTCGCGCCCTACTACCTCGGCACCGCCGACTTCAACGGCGACGGGCGGGAGGACGTCTACTCGGTCACCGACCAGGGCCAGGGGATCGAGACGTACCTGAACCTCGGCAACGGCACGCTGACGCACGGCCCGGAGAAGTGGTGCGCCCGGCCGCTGGAGTACGAGCTGCGGGACTTCGACCTGGACGGCCGGACCGACCTGGTGAACAGCTACATCCAGCGCTGCCTCTCGGCGACCTTCGCCAGCGGCGTGGTCGTGGTGCTCGACGACGGTACGCCGCAGGAGTTGCAGCACGATCCGACGGGCATGCAGACCTGGACGACCCGGGTGGTCAACGTGAACGGGGACCGGTTCCCGGACATCCGTACCATCTCCCAACCGACCGGGGCGGTCGAGCACTTCATCGGCACCGGCGGCGGCCGCTTCGTCCGGTCGCCGAAGGCGAACAGCGACACCGTACGGCTCACCGGCAACCGGGCGGTGACGATCACCGTACGGGACAACGACTTCGCCACCGGTCAGGCGCAGGTCAGCATCACCGCCCAGCCGAGATACGGCACCGCCCGGGTCATCAGCGGCGGCAGGATCATCTACACACCCCGGCCGAACCATGGCGCGACCGACCGGTTCACGTACCAACTCACCGAGGGCACCCGCCGCAGCAGCGCGGTCGTGTACATCCGGTGGAGTGGATAG
- a CDS encoding Ig-like domain-containing protein, with translation MCTRTPKLLVAVTVAVVGTTFAVPPTVAPADQPGAELAGDYNADGLPDLATLGVVAPDLCSTIVEYGSPGGVYRPPVAHTYLRPNGGTPICPDIGVAANLDGDPADELWIGWSQGAPPALDFNRIVLQPPGFTPTARYTSPISRPSEIGSAAFGEDGRFSPYDVGPGGVQSFVVSGDTVRPGAIGFCTVDVPVVQTADLDRNGIASAVVSYTDDCRRAGSGVVRIREQGEREQLQLDPGGRTTWTAQVVDADGNRWLDVRTVERGTGDVDYFVNRGAESAGALVPSPDANTDRVDLAAPRALAIDVLGNDHASRYADVTVTVPPRYGTTRVQSDRRIVYRPRADHGRTDRFTYQLVEEGRRSTATVTLRFSP, from the coding sequence ATGTGCACCAGAACACCGAAACTCCTCGTCGCCGTCACCGTCGCCGTGGTCGGTACGACGTTCGCCGTGCCGCCCACCGTCGCACCGGCCGACCAGCCCGGGGCCGAGTTGGCGGGTGACTACAACGCCGACGGCCTGCCGGACCTGGCGACCCTCGGTGTCGTCGCCCCCGACCTCTGCTCCACGATCGTCGAGTACGGCTCGCCCGGCGGGGTCTACCGGCCGCCGGTCGCGCACACCTATCTGCGGCCCAACGGCGGCACCCCGATCTGCCCGGACATCGGGGTCGCCGCCAACCTCGACGGGGACCCGGCGGACGAACTCTGGATCGGTTGGAGCCAGGGCGCGCCGCCGGCCCTGGACTTCAACCGGATCGTGCTCCAGCCGCCCGGGTTCACGCCCACGGCCCGGTACACCTCGCCCATCTCCCGCCCCAGCGAGATCGGGAGTGCGGCCTTCGGCGAGGACGGCCGGTTCAGCCCGTACGACGTCGGGCCGGGCGGCGTGCAGAGCTTCGTCGTCTCCGGCGACACGGTACGTCCCGGTGCGATCGGCTTCTGCACGGTCGACGTACCGGTCGTGCAGACCGCCGACCTCGACAGGAACGGGATCGCCAGCGCCGTCGTCAGCTACACCGACGACTGCCGGCGCGCCGGCAGCGGCGTGGTCCGGATCCGCGAGCAGGGTGAGCGGGAGCAGCTCCAGCTCGACCCGGGCGGCCGGACGACCTGGACGGCCCAGGTGGTGGACGCCGACGGGAACCGCTGGCTGGACGTCCGCACCGTCGAGCGCGGCACGGGCGACGTCGACTACTTCGTCAACCGTGGTGCGGAGTCCGCCGGCGCCCTGGTGCCCTCACCGGACGCGAACACCGACCGGGTCGACCTCGCCGCGCCGCGGGCACTCGCCATCGACGTGCTCGGCAACGACCACGCCAGCCGGTACGCCGACGTCACCGTCACCGTCCCACCCCGGTACGGGACCACGCGGGTCCAGTCCGACCGCCGCATCGTCTACCGTCCCCGGGCCGACCACGGCCGCACCGACCGCTTCACCTATCAGCTCGTCGAAGAGGGCAGGCGGAGCACCGCCACGGTGACCCTCCGGTTCTCGCCCTAG
- a CDS encoding Ig-like domain-containing protein, producing MWTERIATTAGAALLAATVTAAPARAAGPGDPIAGDFNVDGLQDIVVLGSVEPDLCSVIVSYGSSPGVYLPPVATVYARPGNSSGTSCPDIGVGFDADGDAGDELWLGWSAGPPPSLTYNRLVIDDNLRTILTFSSPITPIYLGTADFRGDGRQTAYSVGAGGFATYVIVNGVGQLGPERWCSADAPAFQLRDVDGDRATDAVLAYTDGCADGANGVVVVLDDGTTRHLEHDPAGLTTWRARVVETNDDRFPDVRTENVSTGETSYFIGRGDGSFVEGPDANTDTVFLTRVRPLAIDVLANDYAASDTEVVITVPPRYGTVQVLSDRRILYRPDPDHGRTDRFSYQLRRQDKRSSAAVNIRFPS from the coding sequence ATGTGGACCGAACGCATCGCCACCACCGCCGGGGCGGCTCTGCTCGCCGCCACGGTCACCGCAGCACCCGCCCGGGCCGCCGGCCCGGGTGACCCCATCGCCGGCGACTTCAACGTCGACGGGCTCCAGGACATCGTGGTGCTCGGCTCGGTCGAGCCGGACCTCTGCTCGGTGATCGTGAGCTACGGCAGCAGCCCGGGCGTCTACCTGCCGCCGGTGGCCACCGTCTACGCCCGGCCCGGGAACAGCAGCGGCACCTCCTGTCCGGACATCGGCGTGGGCTTCGACGCCGACGGCGACGCCGGTGACGAACTCTGGCTCGGCTGGAGCGCCGGCCCGCCCCCCTCGCTCACCTACAACCGGCTGGTGATCGACGACAACCTGCGGACCATCCTCACGTTCAGCTCGCCGATCACCCCCATCTACCTCGGTACGGCCGACTTCCGGGGTGACGGCCGGCAGACGGCGTACTCGGTCGGGGCCGGCGGCTTCGCCACCTACGTGATCGTGAACGGTGTCGGCCAGCTCGGCCCGGAGCGGTGGTGTTCGGCCGACGCACCGGCATTCCAGCTCCGGGACGTGGACGGGGACCGGGCCACGGACGCGGTGCTGGCGTACACCGACGGCTGCGCCGACGGCGCCAACGGGGTGGTCGTGGTACTCGACGACGGCACGACCCGGCACCTGGAACACGATCCGGCGGGCCTGACCACCTGGCGGGCGCGAGTCGTGGAGACCAACGACGACCGGTTCCCGGACGTACGCACGGAGAACGTCTCGACCGGCGAGACCAGCTATTTCATCGGGCGGGGCGACGGCAGCTTCGTCGAGGGACCCGACGCGAACACCGACACCGTCTTCCTGACCAGGGTCCGACCGCTGGCGATCGACGTGCTGGCCAACGACTACGCGGCCTCCGACACCGAGGTGGTGATCACCGTGCCACCCCGGTACGGCACCGTCCAGGTCCTCTCCGACCGGCGCATCCTCTACCGCCCCGACCCGGACCACGGGCGAACCGACCGGTTCAGCTACCAGTTGCGCCGGCAGGACAAGCGGAGCAGCGCCGCGGTCAACATCCGGTTCCCGAGCTGA
- a CDS encoding alpha/beta hydrolase gives MSTAIRAASILPARREEIELHTADGLRLVGELALPADRDPVATLVCLHPLPTHGGMMDSHVFRKAAWRLPALADLAVLRFNTRGTSSVRGTSEGTFDGGEAERYDVAAAIEYAEFAELPNIWLLGWSFGTDLTLRHGCDPGITGAILLSPPLRSSTDADLATWAESGKPLTALVPEFDDYLRPEEARRRFAAVPQAEVIGVPGAKHLWVGDAETVLDEVVRRVNPAVPVPLPSEWDGPMETGDASAYADRTVAAFADLPAPGEEPG, from the coding sequence GTGAGTACAGCCATCCGCGCCGCCAGCATCCTGCCCGCCCGCCGGGAGGAGATCGAGTTGCACACCGCCGACGGCCTGCGACTCGTCGGCGAACTGGCGCTCCCCGCCGACCGGGACCCGGTCGCCACCCTGGTCTGCCTGCACCCGCTGCCCACCCACGGCGGGATGATGGACAGCCACGTGTTCCGCAAGGCCGCCTGGCGGCTGCCGGCCCTGGCCGACCTCGCGGTGCTGCGCTTCAACACCCGGGGCACCAGCAGCGTGCGCGGCACCAGCGAGGGGACCTTCGACGGCGGCGAGGCCGAGCGGTACGACGTGGCCGCCGCGATCGAGTACGCCGAGTTCGCCGAGCTGCCGAACATCTGGCTGCTGGGCTGGTCGTTCGGCACCGACCTGACCCTGCGGCACGGCTGTGACCCGGGGATCACCGGCGCGATCCTGCTCTCCCCGCCACTGCGCAGCAGCACCGACGCCGACCTGGCCACCTGGGCCGAGTCCGGCAAGCCGCTGACCGCGCTCGTCCCCGAGTTCGACGACTACCTGCGGCCGGAGGAGGCCCGTCGACGCTTCGCGGCCGTACCCCAGGCCGAGGTGATCGGGGTGCCCGGGGCCAAGCACCTCTGGGTCGGCGACGCCGAGACCGTACTCGACGAGGTGGTCCGGCGGGTCAACCCGGCGGTGCCGGTACCGCTGCCGTCGGAGTGGGACGGGCCGATGGAGACCGGCGACGCCAGCGCGTACGCCGACCGCACGGTGGCGGCCTTCGCCGACCTGCCGGCGCCGGGCGAGGAGCCGGGCTGA